Proteins co-encoded in one Coriobacteriia bacterium genomic window:
- a CDS encoding HNH endonuclease — MTFPRPCVRCGIRIPSGSYCQKCKPAPLPQRTEAQRLRSQPHRKNYARGEYVRNRKARYELVGGVCEVSGCGAELRGDLFPLGVSWEAHHNVALIDGGDNSVSNLRCLCDECHHRITAITRRNRKEAKQ, encoded by the coding sequence ATGACATTCCCTCGACCCTGCGTCCGCTGTGGAATCAGGATCCCTTCCGGGAGCTACTGCCAGAAGTGCAAGCCCGCTCCGCTTCCCCAGCGCACCGAGGCCCAGCGCCTTCGGTCCCAACCACATCGCAAGAACTACGCCCGTGGTGAGTACGTCCGAAACCGCAAGGCTCGCTACGAACTCGTCGGCGGAGTGTGCGAAGTCTCCGGATGCGGAGCCGAACTCAGAGGCGATCTCTTCCCGCTGGGAGTTTCCTGGGAAGCCCATCACAACGTTGCTCTCATCGACGGGGGAGACAACAGCGTCTCGAATCTCCGCTGCCTGTGTGACGAGTGCCATCACCGCATCACCGCCATCACCCGCAGGAATCGGAAGGAAGCCAAGCAATGA
- a CDS encoding YdaU family protein, translated as MASSLPSLQFYPADYLSDYKTQRLTLEEHGAYHLLLWHMWKDSEDHCSFPLDYAALGGIWRVCPEVAEKIVDSFQAPNMTLFKVVKRRASDYLFSKRLREQVNQLETYREQQAEKGRRSGVARRANAVNRSSTTVEPNTNQLPDAGSTETKSSSSSSLSSSNSNKGLCHPQPVDTVDDTDPASVREALRASYTGLRAVE; from the coding sequence ATGGCCAGTTCTCTTCCGAGTCTGCAATTCTATCCAGCCGACTATCTGTCCGACTACAAGACGCAACGGCTGACCCTCGAAGAGCACGGTGCCTATCACCTTCTGCTGTGGCACATGTGGAAGGACAGCGAAGACCACTGCTCATTCCCTCTCGACTATGCGGCGCTCGGCGGCATCTGGAGAGTCTGTCCGGAGGTTGCCGAGAAGATCGTTGACTCATTCCAGGCCCCCAATATGACTCTCTTCAAGGTAGTGAAAAGACGCGCAAGCGATTACCTGTTTTCGAAAAGACTTCGCGAACAAGTGAACCAACTTGAAACATACAGAGAACAACAAGCTGAGAAGGGTCGCAGATCAGGGGTAGCACGCAGGGCAAATGCAGTGAACCGTAGTTCAACTACGGTTGAACCAAACACGAACCAACTACCTGATGCCGGTTCAACCGAAACGAAGTCTTCATCTTCATCTTCACTTTCATCTTCAAATAGTAATAAAGGTCTTTGTCATCCACAGCCTGTGGATACGGTGGACGACACCGATCCAGCCTCAGTTCGCGAAGCCCTCAGAGCTTCCTACACCGGACTGAGGGCAGTCGAATGA
- a CDS encoding helix-turn-helix transcriptional regulator — MNLTLKGARANLNLSQKQMAGLLGITRSKYGEIERDPGKARADTIRAIIKVLGLTPAAAYEMFFGGSAK, encoded by the coding sequence ATGAATCTGACACTTAAGGGCGCACGAGCGAATCTGAACCTCAGCCAGAAGCAGATGGCCGGCCTGCTCGGAATAACCCGATCTAAGTACGGAGAAATTGAGCGCGATCCAGGAAAAGCGCGAGCCGACACCATCAGGGCGATCATTAAGGTACTTGGTCTAACGCCAGCGGCTGCATATGAGATGTTCTTTGGCGGCTCCGCCAAATGA
- a CDS encoding helix-turn-helix domain-containing protein — protein MPEKLRSETARRFQELREESGLGRSEVARRLGVTPQTIWKLENSDWNPTGRKMEEFALKLGWPLPRLAGIEPGAFPLIGRVAAGQPLEAIPVEDERHFAPPSITKRVHSDSFFLRVSGDSVDRIFPDGMIVLVDPHAVVKNNDVAVVNVNGYDATLKRIFFVGNSVVLHPESHNPEHRDLVFDDRSDDLSAFRIIGKVEWATYPERARF, from the coding sequence GTGCCCGAGAAACTAAGATCAGAAACAGCTAGGAGATTTCAGGAGCTTCGGGAAGAGAGCGGGCTTGGCCGCTCAGAGGTCGCACGGCGACTTGGAGTGACCCCACAGACAATCTGGAAGCTCGAGAATTCCGACTGGAATCCGACAGGCCGGAAGATGGAAGAGTTTGCGCTGAAGCTCGGCTGGCCTCTTCCAAGACTGGCCGGTATAGAACCGGGAGCATTCCCTCTGATAGGGCGTGTGGCGGCCGGACAACCGCTTGAAGCAATCCCTGTTGAGGATGAACGTCATTTCGCTCCGCCAAGCATCACAAAGCGAGTTCACTCAGACTCGTTTTTCCTGCGTGTGTCAGGAGATTCGGTGGATAGGATCTTCCCAGACGGGATGATCGTATTGGTTGACCCTCACGCTGTGGTCAAGAACAACGACGTGGCTGTGGTCAATGTCAACGGCTACGACGCGACGCTTAAGAGGATCTTTTTCGTAGGCAACAGCGTGGTATTGCATCCTGAGAGCCACAATCCAGAGCACCGAGACCTGGTGTTTGATGACCGGTCTGATGACTTGTCAGCGTTTAGAATTATCGGAAAAGTTGAGTGGGCGACATATCCAGAAAGGGCACGATTCTAA